DNA from Mycobacterium bourgelatii:
GGCCCGGTCCAAGGCGTTGAAGGAAGCCGATGTCGCGCTGATCGTCGGTGTGCCAATGGATTTCCGCCTCGGCTTCGGCGGGGTTTTCGGACCGGACACGCAGCTGGTGGTGGCGGACCGCGTCCAACCTGAACGCCAACATCCGCGCCCGATAGCGGCTGGCCTCTACGGGGACCTGAGCGCCGTGCTGTCGACGCTGGCCGGCACCCGCCCCACCGACCATGAGAACTGGATCGCAGAGCTTCGGACGGCCGAGCGCGCGGCACGCGACCTGGAGAAGGCCGAGCTCGCCGAGGATCGGATCCCGCTGCACCCGATGCGCGTGTACGCCGAACTGGCGCCGATGCTGGACCGCGACGCGGTTGTCGTCATCGACGCGGGGGATTTCGGGTCCTACGCCGGCCGTGTGATCGACAGCTATCAGCCGGGCTGCTGGCTGGACAGCGGACCGTTCGGTTGTCTCGGCTCCGGTCCCGGCTACGCCCTGGCCGCCAAGCTGGCGCGACCCGACCGCCAAGTGGTGTTGCTGCAGGGCGACGGCGCCTTCGGGTTCAGCGGCATGGAATGGGACACGCTGATACGACACGGCGTGCCCGTCGTGTCGGTGATCGGCAACAACGGCATCTGGGGCTTGGAGAAACACCCCATGGAGGCGCTGTACGGCTACTCCGTGGTGGCCGAACTGCGCCCGGGGACCCGCTACGACGAGGTGGTGCGCGCCCTGGGTGGGCACGGCGAGTTGGTGTCGGCCCCGGCCGAGTTGCGGCCCGCGCTGGAACGCGCCTTCGCCAGCGGCATACCGTCCGTCGTCAACGTGCTCACCGATCCCAGCGTCGCTTATCCGCGCCGATCCAACTTGGCCTGAGTTCCGCGCCGGTCCGCGCCGATCTGTCCCGCGAGCGTGCGTGTTGGTACCCCGCCGTTCGGCGTGTCGCGGACAAACGCGCACGCTCGCGCCCGTTTCGGTTCGCGTACCGTTGGGCTGTGCCTTCTAAGACCACTCGCGCTCAAACCGGCCGCCTGAGTAGTCGATTCTGGCGACTCCTCGGCGCCAGCACGGAAAAGAACCGGAACCGCTCGATGGCCGAGGTCACCGCCTCGGCCGAGTACGACAAAGAGGCCGCCGACCTCAGCGACGAGAAGCTGCGCAAGGCGGCGGGACTGCTCAACCTCGACGATCTCGCGAACTCCTCCGACATTCCCCAGTTCCTCGCCATCGCCCGAGAGGCGGCCGAGCGGACAACCGGGCTGCGGCCGTTCGACGTGCAGCTACTCGGCGCCCTGCGCATGCTGGCCGGCGACGTCATCGAAATGGCCACCGGCGAGGGCAAGACCCTTGCCGGGGCGATCGCAGCCGCGGGCTATGCGCTGGCGGGTCGGCACGTGCACGTCGTCACCATCAACGACTACCTGGCCCGCCGCGACGCGGAGTGGATGGGCCCGCTGATCGAGGCGCTGGGACTGACGGTCGGCTGGATCACCGCGGAGTCGACGAGTGAGGACCGCAAGGCGGCGTACAACTGCAACGTCACCTACGCCTCGGTGAACGAGATCGGGTTCGACGTCCTGCGTGATCAGCTCGTCACAGACGTCGACGACCTGGTGTCACCCAAACCGGACGTCGCGCTCATCGACGAAGCGGACTCCGTCTTGGTCGACGAGGCGCTGGTGCCGCTGGTGCTGGCCGGGACCACGCACCGGGAGACGCCGCGGCTCGAGATCATCAAGCTGGTCGGTCAGTTGACCCCAGGGGAGGATTTCGACACGGACTCCGACAACCGCAATGTCCACCTGACCGAAGCCGGCGCCCGCAAGGTCGAAAAGGCGCTGGGCGGCATCGATCTGTACTCCGAGGAACACGTCGGCACCACGCTGACAGAGGTCAATGTCGCGTTGCATGCCCATGTGCTGCTGCAGCGCGACGTGCATTACATCGTCCGCGACGGTGCGGTGCAACTGATCAACGCCTCGCGGGGCCGCATCGCCCAGCTGCAGCGCTGGCCGGACGGTTTGCAGGCCGCGGTCGAGGCAAAGGAGGGCATCGAAACTACCGAGACCGGCGAGGTGCTCGACACGATCACGGTGCAGGCGCTGATCAACCGCTACGCGACGGTGTGCGGGATGACCGGCACCGCGTTGGCCGCCGGTGAACAGCTGCGCCAGTTCTACAAGCTGGGTGTCTCACCGATACCGCCGAACACCCCCAACATCCGTGAGGACGAGTCCGACCGGGTCTACATCACCGCAGCCGCCAAGAACGACGCGATCGTGGATCACATCGTCGAGGTCCACGAGACCGGGCAACCGGTGCTGGTCGGCACCCGCGACGTCGCCGAATCCGAAGAGCTGCACGAGCGCTTGCTGCGGCGCGGAGTGCCGGCGGTGGTGCTCAACGCGAAGAACGACGCCGAAGAGGCGCAGGTCATCGCCGAGGCCGGTAAGTACGGGGCGGTCACGGTGTCCACGCAGATGGCCGGTCGGGGCACCGACATCCGGCTGGGCGGTTCGGACGAGGCCGATCACGACCGGGTCGCCGAACTGGGTGGACTGCACGTGGTGGGCACCGGCCGGCATAACACCGAGCGGTTGGACAACCAGTTGCGTGGCCGGGCCGGACGCCAGGGCGACCCCGGATCGTCGGTGTTCTTCTCCAGCTGGGAAGACGACGTCGTCGCGGCCAACCTCGACCCCAACAAGCTCCCCACCGAAACCGACGAGGACGGGCGGATCATCAGCCCCAAGACCAGCGGCCTGCTCGACCATGCGCAGCGCGTCGCCGAGGGCCGGTTGCTGGACGTACACGCCAACACGTGGCGCTACAACCAGTTGATCGCCCAGCAGCGCGCCATCATCGTCGATCGCCGAAACACGCTGCTGCGTACCCCAACGGCCCGCGAAGAGCTCGAAGACCTGGCGCCCAAGCGGTACAAGAAGCTCCTCGAGGTCCTGTCGAAGGAAGAGGACGAGGCCGCAGCGGAGAAGCGCCTGGAAAAGATCTGCCGGCTGATCATGCTCTACCACCTCGACCGGGGCTGGGCCGACCACTTGGCCTACCTGGCCGACATCCGCGAGAGCATCCATCTGCGTGCGTTGGGTCGACAGAACCCGCTCGACGAATTCCACCGGCTGGCGGTCGACGCGTTCGCATCGCTGGCCGCGGACGCCATCGAGGCGGCCCAACAAACCTTCGAGACGGCCAACATCCTCGAAGAGGAACCTGGCCTGGATCTTTCCAAGCTGGCCCGGCCGACCTCGACGTGGACCTACATGGTCAACGACAACCCGCTGGCCGACGACACACTTTCGACGTTGAGCCTGCCCGGCGTATTCCGCTGAGTCGCTGAGTATTGCCCGGCTCCACCTCAGTCCGCTGTGCGGACCGCATCGTCGTCGGGCTCGGCCAGATTGCCCAACTCCTCAACAGTCCGCTGTGCGGACCGCATCGTCGTCGGGCTAATGTCACCGCTCATGGAGCCTGTGCTCGCACAGAACCGGGTGCTGACGGTGCCCAATGTGCTGAGCATCGCGCGCCTCGTGCTGATCCCGGTGTTCATCTACCTGATGCTCGTCGAGCACGCCACGGGTTGGGCGGTGGCGATTCTGATGTTCAGCGGGGTATCGGATTATGCGGACGGCAAGATCGCCAGGCTGCTGAACCAGTCGTCAAAGTTGGGCACGCTGCTGGATCCTGCGGTCGACCGTCTGTACATGGTCACCGTCCCCATCGTGTTCGGGATCAGCGGCATCGCGCCCTGGTGGTTCATCATCACCTTGCTGGCCCGCGACGGCCTGCTGGCGCTGACCCTGCCGCTGCTATGGACGCGCGGGCTGACCGCCCTACCTGTCACCTACATAGGCAAGGCCGCGACGTTCGCCCTCATGGCCGGCTTTCCATTGGTGCTGCTGGGGCAGGGGGACGCGCTGTGGAGCCGGATCGTGGGGTGGTTCGGCTGGGCATTCCTGATCTGGGGCCTCTACATGTACCTGTGGGCGTTCGTGCTCTACCTGGTGCAGATGGCACTGGTGATGCGCGAGATGCCCAACGTCAAGCGGACAAAGCCGCGAACCCCGCCGTCGGCCCCCAACGCGGGTGAGCATGGCTGAACCGGATCGGCTGCTCGGCGGCTACGACCCCAACGCCGGCTACAGCGCCCGCGTCACGGCCAGGCCGAAACACATCCCGGTGCCGTCGCTGCTGCGCGCCCTGCTGTCGGAGCACCTCGATCCCGGGTACGCCGCGGCGGCCGCCAAACGGCAAGAGTCGGACACACCCCAGACTCCGGGCAGCCGCGTGACCGGCTGGCTGTGGCAGGCGCTGGCCGCGACCCTGGTCGCCGCGGTATTCGCCGCCGCCGTGGCGCAAGCCCGTTCAGTTGCTCCCGGCGTGCGCAATGCCCAGCACCTGCTCGCGGCGAGCGTGCGGTCGACCAATGCCGCCGCCGCCAAGCTGGCGCAGCAACGCAGCGTCCTTTCGGCGAAGGTCGATGATGTGCAACGAATCGCGCTGGCCGACGACATCGAGGGCCAACGTTTGCTCCGGCAGCTGGACGGGATGAGCCGAGCCGCGGCCAGCAGCCGCATCATCGGCCCCGGCTTGACGGTGACGGTGACCGACCCGGGCGTTGGACCCAATCTGTCCGACGCATCCAAACAGCGGGTGAGCGGCAGCCGTCAGATCATCCTCGACCGCGACTTGCAACTCGTCGTCAATTCGTTGTGGGCCAGCGGGGCCGAAGCGATCGCAGTCGACGGCGCCCGGATCGGGCCGAACGTGACGATTCGGCAGGCCGGGGGATCGATCCTGGTGGACAACAATCCGGCCAGCAGCCCATACACGATCGTCGCGATTGGCCCGCCGAATGCGATGAAGGACGTCTTCGACGACAGCCCGGGGCTGCGGCGACTGCGGCTGCTGGAAGTCTCCTACGGCGTGGGGGTCAGCGTGACCACCAGTGATGCACTGACGCTGCCGGCCGCAACGGTGCGGGATGTCAAGTTCGCGAAGAAGATTGGTTCCTAGTGGAGGAAATCCTGGTGAGAGAGATCCGACCGGCATGATCGGAATCGCGGCGCTTGCCATTGGCATCGTGCTGGGCCTGGTGTTCCACCCCAGCGTGCCCGAGGTAATCCAGCCCTACCTGCCGATTGCGGTGGTCGCCGCGCTCGACGCGGTGTTCGGCGGACTGCGGGCCTACCTGGAGAAGATCTTCGATCCAAAGGTGTTCGTGGTCTCGTTCGTTTTCAACGTCTTCGTGGCGGCGCTGATCGTCTACGTCGGCGACCAATTGGGGGTGGGCACCCAGTTGTCCACCGCGATCGTCGTCGTCCTGGGCATCCGCATCTTCGGCAACGCCGCCGCGTTGCGGCGCCGGTTGTTCGGAGCGTGACGCAGTGAGGACGATGAAGAGGAGGGGCGCCCTTTCACCCATGAGGGAGGTGAGACCAGCGTGAGCCAGGACGTTGACGGGCACGCGGGCGGCGCCAACGAACCCGATCGCACCGCGGCACAACAGAACCAGCCGGCTGCCGAGCCCGCGGCTCACCGCGGCGGGCGCCATGGCCGTCACGAACTGCCCGCCGAGCGGGCCCGTCCCAGAATCAATCCGTTCCGCCGCGCCAAAGGCACCGGGCGGACGGAACCGTCACGGGGTGGTCGCTCACGCCTGGTGTTCGGAGCGCTGGCGGTGTTGCTGTGTCTGGTTTTGGGCGTCGCGATCGTCACCCAGGTCCGTCAGAACGACTCCGGTGACTCGCTGGAAACGGCCCGTCCCGCAGATCTGTTGGTGCTGCTGGATTCATTGCGGCAGCGCGAGGCGACGCTGAATGCGGAAGTCGCCGAACTGCAAAACACCCTCAACGAGCTTCAGACATCCGGCAACAACGACCAAGCCGCAATCGAACGGGCGCAGGCCAAACTCGCGGCTCTGTCCATTCTGGTGGGCGCAGTGGGCGCCACTGGGCCGGGCGTCACGGTGAAAATCGACGACCCAGGCCCCGGGGTGTCGGCCGAAGCGATGCTGGATGTGATCAACGAACTGCGGGCCGCCGGCGCCGAAGCCATCGAAATCAATGACGGACAGCAGTCGGTGCGGGTGGGAGTCGACACCTGGGTGGTCGGGTCGCCGGGGGCACTGATCATCGACTCCAAGTCGCTGTCCCCGCCGTATTCGATTCTGGCCATTGGTGATCCGCCGACCCTGGCCGCGGCAATGCACATACCCGGTGGCGCCGAGGACAGCATCAAACGCGTCGGTGGGCGGATGTCGGTGCAGCAAGCCGACCGTGTCGACGTCACCACCTTGCGGCAACCAAAACCGCACCAATACGCTCAGCCCGTCAAGTGAACCGATCAGCCTGAGGAGCACCGTGAGCGATATCCCGCCGGATCTGCACTACACCGCCGAACACGAGTGGGTTCGGCGCACCTCAGAAGACACGGTGCGGATCGGGATCACTGATTTCGCGCAGTCGGCCCTGGGTGACGTGGTGTTCGTGCAGTTGCCCGATGTGGGCACCAAGGTGACCGCAGGGGAAGCCTTCGGCGAGGTGGAGTCGACCAAGTCGGTGTCGGATCTCTTTGCGCCGCTATCGGGAACGATCGCTGCGGTCAACGGCGACCTGGAAGGTAACCCGCAACTGGTGAACTCCGACCCGTACAGCGCCGGCTGGCTGGTAGACGTACAGGTCGACGGCCCGGAAGCGGCCGGACTGGAGTCCGCCATCGCGGAGCTGCTCGACGCGGAGGCCTACCGCGGAACGCTGACCGAATGACGATTGCTAAGGTCCGAAAGTATCGCGAAGCACCGAAGGAAGCGCGGGTAGGAGAAGCTAGGCTATCGGGCTTACGATCCTGCAAGTGGTGAGCACGTCGCAGGCTGTGCCCGGTACGGTCTAGCGTCACAAGCACGTGGAAGTACGAGAAGTCAGCAAGTCGGCCGAATGGCCCGGTGAGCGAACGCCACAGCGGCCAGTGAGGAGCAGCGGGTGACAGACAACGACCAGACCTCTGACGAAGTCACTGTGGAGACGACGTCCGTCTTCCGCGCCGACTTCCTCAATGAACTGGACGCTCCTGCGCAGGCGGGTACCGAGAGTGCCGTTTCGGGAGTGGAGGGACTTCCCGCGGGCTCGGCCCTGTTGGTCGTCAAACGCGGGCCGAACGCCGGGTCCCGATTCCTGCTCGACCAAGCCGTCACCTCGGCCGGCCGCCATCCCGACAGCGACATCTTCCTCGACGATGTCACCGTGAGCCGTCGGCACGCCGAATTCCGGCTGGAGAGCGGCGAGTTCAGCGTTGTGGACGTCGGCAGCCTCAACGGCACCTACGCCAACCGCGAGCCGGTGGATTCGGCCGTGCTGGCCAACGGCGACGAGGTCCAGATCGGCAAGTTCCGCCTGGTGTTCTTGACCGGGCCCAAGGGCGACGACGACGGGGGCACCGCAGGCCAGTGAGCGCACCCGATAGTCCCGCAGTCGCCGGGATGTCGATCGGGGCGGTCTTGGAACTGCTGCGACCGGATTTTCCCGACGTCACAATCTCCAAGATTCGATTCTTGGAGGCTGAGGGGCTGGTCACGCCACAGCGTGCCGCATCGGGCTACCGCCGGTTCACCGCATACGACTGCGCCCGGCTGCGCTTCATTCTCACCGCGCAGCGGGATCATTACCTGCCGCTCAAGGTGATCCGGGCCCAGCTTGACGCCCAGCCGGACGGCGAGTTGCCACCGTCTGCGTCTCCTTACGGCGTACCAAGATTGGTGCCGATAACCGACGACGCGGACAGCGCCGGGGCGGACGCGGGTGCCGTCTCGTCCACTGCCATCCGGCTCAGTCGCGAAGACCTGCTGGAACGCGCCCAGGTGGACGACGACCTGCTGACAGCGTTGCTCCGAGCCGGGGTGATCACCACGGGGCCGGGCGGCTTCTTCGACGAACACACGGTCGTGATCCTCCAATGTGCCCGCGCGCTCTCGGA
Protein-coding regions in this window:
- a CDS encoding acetolactate synthase encodes the protein MSIDAPTTIHAGRLIARRLKASGIDTVFTLSGGHLFSLYDGCRDEHIRLIDTRHEQTAAFAAEGWSKVTRVPGVAALTAGPGVTNGMSAMAAAQQNQSPLVVLGGRAPAQRWGMGSLQEIDHVPFVAPLARFAATAQSGEDAGRLVDEALRAAVGAPSGVAFVDFPMDHVFSMAQDDGQPGALSEAPASPTPDGAALDQAAELLASAQRPVIMAGTNVWWGHAEAALLRLAEELRIPVLMNGMARGVVPADHPLAFSRARSKALKEADVALIVGVPMDFRLGFGGVFGPDTQLVVADRVQPERQHPRPIAAGLYGDLSAVLSTLAGTRPTDHENWIAELRTAERAARDLEKAELAEDRIPLHPMRVYAELAPMLDRDAVVVIDAGDFGSYAGRVIDSYQPGCWLDSGPFGCLGSGPGYALAAKLARPDRQVVLLQGDGAFGFSGMEWDTLIRHGVPVVSVIGNNGIWGLEKHPMEALYGYSVVAELRPGTRYDEVVRALGGHGELVSAPAELRPALERAFASGIPSVVNVLTDPSVAYPRRSNLA
- a CDS encoding CDP-alcohol phosphatidyltransferase family protein, with translation MEPVLAQNRVLTVPNVLSIARLVLIPVFIYLMLVEHATGWAVAILMFSGVSDYADGKIARLLNQSSKLGTLLDPAVDRLYMVTVPIVFGISGIAPWWFIITLLARDGLLALTLPLLWTRGLTALPVTYIGKAATFALMAGFPLVLLGQGDALWSRIVGWFGWAFLIWGLYMYLWAFVLYLVQMALVMREMPNVKRTKPRTPPSAPNAGEHG
- a CDS encoding DUF881 domain-containing protein; this encodes MAEPDRLLGGYDPNAGYSARVTARPKHIPVPSLLRALLSEHLDPGYAAAAAKRQESDTPQTPGSRVTGWLWQALAATLVAAVFAAAVAQARSVAPGVRNAQHLLAASVRSTNAAAAKLAQQRSVLSAKVDDVQRIALADDIEGQRLLRQLDGMSRAAASSRIIGPGLTVTVTDPGVGPNLSDASKQRVSGSRQIILDRDLQLVVNSLWASGAEAIAVDGARIGPNVTIRQAGGSILVDNNPASSPYTIVAIGPPNAMKDVFDDSPGLRRLRLLEVSYGVGVSVTTSDALTLPAATVRDVKFAKKIGS
- the ftsR gene encoding transcriptional regulator FtsR → MSAPDSPAVAGMSIGAVLELLRPDFPDVTISKIRFLEAEGLVTPQRAASGYRRFTAYDCARLRFILTAQRDHYLPLKVIRAQLDAQPDGELPPSASPYGVPRLVPITDDADSAGADAGAVSSTAIRLSREDLLERAQVDDDLLTALLRAGVITTGPGGFFDEHTVVILQCARALSEYGVEPRHLRAFRSAADRQSDLIAQIAGPMVKADKAGARDRADDLAREVAALAITLHTSLIKSAVRDLLQR
- a CDS encoding small basic family protein, translating into MIGIAALAIGIVLGLVFHPSVPEVIQPYLPIAVVAALDAVFGGLRAYLEKIFDPKVFVVSFVFNVFVAALIVYVGDQLGVGTQLSTAIVVVLGIRIFGNAAALRRRLFGA
- a CDS encoding DUF881 domain-containing protein; protein product: MSQDVDGHAGGANEPDRTAAQQNQPAAEPAAHRGGRHGRHELPAERARPRINPFRRAKGTGRTEPSRGGRSRLVFGALAVLLCLVLGVAIVTQVRQNDSGDSLETARPADLLVLLDSLRQREATLNAEVAELQNTLNELQTSGNNDQAAIERAQAKLAALSILVGAVGATGPGVTVKIDDPGPGVSAEAMLDVINELRAAGAEAIEINDGQQSVRVGVDTWVVGSPGALIIDSKSLSPPYSILAIGDPPTLAAAMHIPGGAEDSIKRVGGRMSVQQADRVDVTTLRQPKPHQYAQPVK
- the gcvH gene encoding glycine cleavage system protein GcvH, giving the protein MSDIPPDLHYTAEHEWVRRTSEDTVRIGITDFAQSALGDVVFVQLPDVGTKVTAGEAFGEVESTKSVSDLFAPLSGTIAAVNGDLEGNPQLVNSDPYSAGWLVDVQVDGPEAAGLESAIAELLDAEAYRGTLTE
- the garA gene encoding glycogen accumulation regulator GarA, which encodes MTDNDQTSDEVTVETTSVFRADFLNELDAPAQAGTESAVSGVEGLPAGSALLVVKRGPNAGSRFLLDQAVTSAGRHPDSDIFLDDVTVSRRHAEFRLESGEFSVVDVGSLNGTYANREPVDSAVLANGDEVQIGKFRLVFLTGPKGDDDGGTAGQ
- the secA2 gene encoding accessory Sec system translocase SecA2; its protein translation is MPSKTTRAQTGRLSSRFWRLLGASTEKNRNRSMAEVTASAEYDKEAADLSDEKLRKAAGLLNLDDLANSSDIPQFLAIAREAAERTTGLRPFDVQLLGALRMLAGDVIEMATGEGKTLAGAIAAAGYALAGRHVHVVTINDYLARRDAEWMGPLIEALGLTVGWITAESTSEDRKAAYNCNVTYASVNEIGFDVLRDQLVTDVDDLVSPKPDVALIDEADSVLVDEALVPLVLAGTTHRETPRLEIIKLVGQLTPGEDFDTDSDNRNVHLTEAGARKVEKALGGIDLYSEEHVGTTLTEVNVALHAHVLLQRDVHYIVRDGAVQLINASRGRIAQLQRWPDGLQAAVEAKEGIETTETGEVLDTITVQALINRYATVCGMTGTALAAGEQLRQFYKLGVSPIPPNTPNIREDESDRVYITAAAKNDAIVDHIVEVHETGQPVLVGTRDVAESEELHERLLRRGVPAVVLNAKNDAEEAQVIAEAGKYGAVTVSTQMAGRGTDIRLGGSDEADHDRVAELGGLHVVGTGRHNTERLDNQLRGRAGRQGDPGSSVFFSSWEDDVVAANLDPNKLPTETDEDGRIISPKTSGLLDHAQRVAEGRLLDVHANTWRYNQLIAQQRAIIVDRRNTLLRTPTAREELEDLAPKRYKKLLEVLSKEEDEAAAEKRLEKICRLIMLYHLDRGWADHLAYLADIRESIHLRALGRQNPLDEFHRLAVDAFASLAADAIEAAQQTFETANILEEEPGLDLSKLARPTSTWTYMVNDNPLADDTLSTLSLPGVFR